In a single window of the Bacteroidota bacterium genome:
- a CDS encoding argininosuccinate synthase — protein sequence MKKPKIVVAYSGGLDTSVMVQWLSEKFDAEIITASGDLGQREDWKALEAKAYKTGAAKAHVVDLRHTFVNDYVWKALKAGALYEGLYPMATSIGRPLLAKMLADVAIQEGADMVAHGCTGKGNDQVRFEVGIMTLAPHLKVLAPLRDWEFKSREEEIEYAIAKGIPVSATKKSPYSIDENLFGISIECGVLEDPTVAPPEDAYQMTISPAAAPDKSEVVTLEFEAGIPVSLNGKKMDGVELLSALNKIAASHGVGRLDLVENRVVGIKSREIYEAPAATVLHWAHGELERLVLDKETFRYKQKVSHEVANLIYDGLWFSPLFRSLMAFVDATQESVSGQVVIELYKGNLKTLSRTSPFSMYNEELATYTSSDKFNHKASEGFIEIFGLPYKIHSQVRQESSVSA from the coding sequence ATGAAAAAACCTAAAATTGTCGTTGCTTATTCCGGAGGTCTGGATACCTCGGTAATGGTTCAATGGTTATCAGAAAAGTTCGATGCCGAAATTATCACGGCCTCGGGTGACCTTGGTCAGCGTGAAGACTGGAAGGCATTGGAGGCGAAGGCCTATAAAACAGGTGCAGCTAAAGCTCATGTGGTGGACCTTCGCCACACGTTTGTGAATGATTATGTCTGGAAGGCATTAAAGGCTGGTGCATTGTATGAAGGGTTATATCCCATGGCCACTTCCATAGGCCGTCCGTTGCTGGCAAAAATGCTTGCTGATGTGGCTATTCAGGAAGGCGCCGATATGGTTGCGCACGGGTGCACCGGCAAAGGCAATGATCAGGTCCGGTTCGAAGTCGGGATTATGACACTGGCTCCGCATCTGAAGGTGCTTGCTCCGCTTCGTGACTGGGAATTCAAATCGCGTGAGGAAGAGATTGAATATGCTATTGCCAAGGGAATCCCGGTTTCCGCCACCAAAAAATCACCTTATTCCATTGATGAAAATCTGTTTGGAATTTCCATCGAATGCGGAGTGCTTGAAGATCCGACAGTAGCCCCTCCCGAAGATGCCTACCAGATGACCATCAGTCCGGCTGCTGCACCCGATAAATCTGAAGTGGTTACCCTGGAATTTGAAGCAGGGATTCCGGTTTCGCTGAACGGGAAAAAAATGGATGGGGTTGAACTGCTTTCTGCGCTGAATAAAATTGCTGCTTCGCATGGGGTTGGTCGTCTCGATCTGGTCGAAAACCGGGTGGTGGGCATTAAGTCCCGTGAAATTTACGAGGCGCCTGCTGCAACCGTTCTTCACTGGGCGCATGGTGAGCTGGAACGCCTGGTGCTGGATAAAGAAACGTTCCGTTATAAACAGAAAGTGTCGCATGAAGTCGCCAATCTGATTTATGACGGATTGTGGTTTTCGCCGCTTTTCCGTTCATTGATGGCTTTTGTGGATGCAACGCAGGAATCGGTCAGTGGTCAGGTGGTGATTGAATTGTACAAGGGAAATCTCAAAACCCTTTCCAGAACCTCACCGTTCAGCATGTACAACGAAGAACTGGCTACCTACACTTCATCGGATAAATTCAACCACAAAGCATCGGAAGGATTTATCGAGATTTTTGGTCTGCCATACAAAATTCATTCTCAGGTCCGCCAGGAATCATCAGTTTCTGCCTGA
- the argR gene encoding arginine repressor codes for MSTKLHRQNKIKEILLKKRIDSQEELVRQLKKEGIEVTQATLSRDFSDLGIIRVRDDEGAHYVISQNEAGHQVARLIRYEIISVTHNEMVIVVRTLAGRAQGVGHFFDRLNKPEILGTIAGDDTILIIPDTVRNIPVLVHFLREMMEESGDLTRDE; via the coding sequence ATGTCGACAAAACTTCACAGGCAGAATAAAATCAAGGAAATTCTGCTGAAAAAGCGGATTGACAGCCAGGAGGAACTGGTTCGTCAGTTAAAAAAAGAAGGAATCGAAGTCACTCAGGCCACTCTGAGCCGTGATTTTTCCGATCTGGGAATTATCAGGGTGCGGGATGATGAGGGGGCACATTATGTCATCAGTCAGAATGAGGCTGGTCACCAGGTGGCCCGGCTGATCCGGTATGAAATTATCAGTGTCACTCATAATGAAATGGTGATTGTGGTCCGGACTCTGGCTGGTCGTGCACAAGGGGTTGGTCATTTCTTTGATCGCCTGAATAAACCCGAGATCCTCGGAACCATTGCCGGTGACGATACCATCCTGATTATTCCCGATACGGTAAGAAATATCCCTGTTCTTGTCCATTTTCTGAGGGAAATGATGGAGGAAAGCGGGGACTTGACTCGTGACGAGTGA
- a CDS encoding ornithine carbamoyltransferase: MKHLIDITEWTKEELETVFSWTLTMKKHPDPGFKPLAGRSVALYFEKPSLRTRVSFDIGIQELGGNTTIVEQFMAGIGTRESVHDVANTLNGFVDAMVCRLFNHQTLHELRQWSDMSIVNALTDFSHPCQIMADVVTLKEIGLWNDGHFTLTWVGDPNNVLQSWLEMALFYPIKVIVSSPDIPTAFQSWFDDPRMKDRLTWIQNPKQAISLADVVYLDTWISMGQEDEAEARLAKYAAYQVNEEMTGYMQDHAVILHCLPAKRGQEVDDFTMNKFKPVIFRESENRLHVQKTILGYLLEPVRMAWFCSQFPQESTSPLVKA; encoded by the coding sequence ATGAAACATTTAATTGATATCACCGAATGGACGAAAGAAGAACTGGAAACCGTCTTTTCCTGGACATTGACCATGAAAAAACACCCCGATCCCGGTTTTAAACCGCTGGCGGGACGGTCGGTTGCCTTGTACTTCGAAAAACCCAGTCTGAGAACCCGTGTCAGTTTTGATATCGGAATTCAGGAATTGGGTGGCAACACAACCATCGTTGAACAGTTTATGGCAGGCATCGGCACCCGTGAGTCGGTTCATGATGTGGCCAATACGCTGAATGGTTTTGTTGATGCCATGGTCTGCCGCCTGTTTAATCACCAGACGCTGCACGAATTGCGCCAATGGTCCGATATGTCCATCGTGAATGCACTGACCGACTTTTCCCATCCCTGCCAGATCATGGCCGATGTGGTGACGCTTAAGGAAATCGGATTGTGGAATGACGGTCATTTTACTCTCACCTGGGTGGGTGATCCGAACAATGTGTTGCAATCCTGGCTCGAAATGGCCCTGTTTTACCCGATCAAAGTCATTGTTTCCAGTCCGGATATTCCAACGGCCTTTCAATCCTGGTTTGATGATCCGAGAATGAAAGATCGCCTCACCTGGATTCAGAATCCGAAGCAGGCCATTTCGCTTGCCGATGTGGTTTATCTCGATACCTGGATATCAATGGGGCAGGAAGATGAAGCGGAAGCCCGGTTGGCAAAATATGCCGCCTATCAGGTCAATGAGGAAATGACTGGTTACATGCAGGACCATGCGGTGATCCTCCACTGTCTTCCTGCCAAACGGGGTCAGGAAGTTGATGACTTTACCATGAACAAATTCAAGCCGGTTATTTTCCGTGAATCAGAGAACCGTCTGCACGTGCAGAAAACCATCCTTGGTTACCTGCTTGAACCGGTGAGAATGGCGTGGTTTTGTTCGCAGTTTCCTCAGGAATCAACCAGTCCGTTGGTAAAAGCCTGA
- a CDS encoding acetylornithine transaminase: protein MSSNHLMQTYNRYPIELVSAEGVLVKDQNGKEYVDFLSGIAVTGFGHKHPVITEAVVKQLNQVWHTSNLFDSSGQKELALALSNASGLDKVFFSNSGTEANEAAIKFARKWGSGRYQIISALGGFHGRTYGALSATGQHKFWQGFYPLVHGFMSVPYGDIQALSAAITKETVAIMLEPIQGESGVIVPPAGYLKAVRELCDRHHILLILDEVQTGMGRTGKWFAHQWDEIRPDILTVAKGVANGLPLGATLCTDAVASAIKPGDHGSTFGGNPVSVAAANAVAGLITDDLLTSVLERGAYLKSKLKEASLPGIQSIRGLGLMAGIELKQGLSARLVAHQLQESGFLVGTSGNSVIRLLPPFTIGHSHIDGLTEAFGSVLAGYEAHGVAV, encoded by the coding sequence GTGAGCAGTAACCACCTGATGCAGACTTATAACCGGTACCCGATTGAATTGGTGTCGGCAGAGGGAGTCCTGGTCAAAGACCAGAATGGCAAAGAGTACGTGGATTTTCTCAGTGGAATTGCAGTGACCGGATTTGGTCATAAACATCCGGTCATCACCGAAGCAGTTGTAAAACAGCTGAATCAGGTCTGGCACACCAGTAATCTGTTCGACTCATCCGGTCAGAAGGAACTTGCGCTTGCACTTTCGAATGCCTCTGGACTGGATAAGGTTTTTTTCAGTAATTCCGGGACGGAAGCCAATGAGGCCGCCATCAAATTTGCCAGAAAGTGGGGCTCGGGAAGGTACCAGATTATCTCGGCTCTTGGCGGATTTCATGGCAGGACGTACGGAGCCCTGTCAGCAACCGGACAGCACAAGTTCTGGCAGGGTTTTTATCCGCTCGTACACGGATTCATGTCGGTTCCCTATGGAGACATTCAGGCCTTGTCCGCTGCCATCACCAAGGAAACAGTGGCTATCATGCTGGAGCCTATTCAGGGAGAAAGCGGTGTTATTGTACCCCCGGCTGGCTATCTGAAAGCGGTCAGGGAGTTGTGCGATCGCCACCATATTCTCCTGATTCTGGATGAGGTTCAGACCGGCATGGGAAGGACCGGTAAATGGTTTGCTCATCAGTGGGATGAAATCCGGCCAGATATTCTCACCGTTGCAAAAGGGGTTGCCAACGGATTGCCACTGGGAGCCACGCTTTGTACCGATGCGGTGGCCTCGGCCATCAAACCGGGTGATCATGGGTCCACTTTTGGCGGAAACCCGGTGTCGGTGGCTGCAGCCAATGCTGTGGCTGGTCTGATCACCGATGACCTTCTGACCTCGGTTCTGGAAAGAGGAGCCTATTTAAAATCGAAACTGAAAGAAGCATCCCTGCCAGGCATCCAGTCCATCCGTGGTCTCGGACTGATGGCAGGAATTGAATTGAAACAGGGACTGTCGGCCAGACTGGTGGCCCACCAATTACAGGAAAGCGGCTTTCTGGTGGGAACCTCGGGTAACTCGGTCATCAGGTTACTGCCGCCCTTCACCATCGGACACTCACACATTGACGGATTAACGGAAGCCTTCGGATCGGTATTGGCCGGTTATGAGGCACATGGAGTTGCAGTATGA